ATCCAGAAGCTGCAGGCCGCGCGCCTGGCCGCCGACGTGCTGGGCGTGCCGACCATCGTGCTGGCCCGCACCGATGCCGAGGCCGCCAACTTGCTGACCTCCGACTTCGATCCCAACGACAAGCCCTTCGTCAACGGCGAGCGCACCAGCGAGGGCTTCTACCGCGTCAGGAACGGCCTGGAACAGGCCATCAGCCGCGGCGTGGCCTATGCGCCGCATGCCGACCTGGTGTGGTGCGAGACCGGTACCCCGGACCTGGGCTTCGCCCGCGAGTTCGCCCAGGCCGTGCATGCGGCCAGCCCGGGCAAGCTGCTGAGCTACAACTGCTCGCCCTCGTTCAACTGGAAGAAGAACCTGGACGACGCCACCATCGCCCGCTTCCAGGACGAACTGTCGGCGCTGGGCTACAAGTACCAGTTCATCACCCTGGCCGGCATCCACATCAACTGGTTCAACACCTTCAAGTTCGCCCACGACTACGCGCGCGGCCAGGGCATGAAGCACTACGTCGAGCAGGTGCAGCAGCCGGAATTCGAGGCCCGCGAGCAGGGCTACACCTTCGTCAGCCACCAGCAGGAAGTCGGCGCCGGCTACTTCGACGACGTCACCACCGTCATCCAGGGCGGCAGCTCCAGCGTGACCGCGCTGACCGGCTCGACCGAGGAGGAGCAGTTCTACGAACACAAGGCGGCCTGAGCCTCGGCGCCTTGATCCAGGCAGGACGTCCGGCCCCGGAGCGTGTGCTGGACCTTGAGAGGAGCGCCGTTGCGCAGGCGACCAACGCGGGCAGCGGCGCTCGCCTTGGCTCGACGCGGGCTGGGAGGCTCGCGCTCCACTCAACGGGGCATCGCACGCTCCGGCGCCGGACGCTTCGGCAGCACCCCGCAGCACCGCTTCACACGATCAAAAAAACCCACCAGCGTCGTTCACCCACTGAGAAAGGTGCGCCATGCTTCGAGCCCGTCACGACAACCGCTACCGCGGCCAGGATGCGTTGATGTTCCGGGGCGATCGCCCCGGCATCGCCATGCTGGCCTCCATGCTGGATCACCTGGCCTCCAGTCCGCGCCCCGACGCGGTCGGCCGCCGACATGCCATCCCTGGCGTGCCCAACGTCAGCCTGGAGGTGACCGATTCGGTCTCCCGGCTGATGCTGGACAGCGCCTGTCCCACGCCGTTCGTGTGGCAGCTCAAGTGGACCGACTTGGCCGACTGCGGCGCCAGGCTTGGCGCCCTGGCCGGCGAGGCCCGTGGCCAGCTGCGCATCCAGGGCGAGCGCGACGACCTGCAGCTGGTCTTGGCGATGGGCGAAGACGCCTGACCTGAGGCACAGCCTGGGGCGACAGGATCCGGGTGGGAGCCGCCACGGCGGCGATGGGGCGTTCCCAATGAAGCCCCTCGCCGCCATGGCGGCTCCCACCCCGCACGGCCCACCCCCAGTACGCCGGCCATCGGTCCTCGTGACTTCAGGCACGCGCCCGCATCCGGCGGTCGCGCGGAAGCTGCCTGCCGGTTGGCAGACAGGACGTTCACGAAGATGCGCAAGCGATGGCAGGTGGTGATGCTGGCATGCCTGGCGCCTGCTGCCTGGGCGCAGCAGGCGAATGCGCCCGCCGACCAGGCGCCTCAGGCCCAGGCGGCGACCGACAAGCCGCAGCCTGACGCTTCGCAGGAAGGCCGGCACGACCGCCGGCCGCACGTGTCCTCGCGCCAGTGCGGTCTGGGGACCGACTTCAACGTGCTGGCCGACAGCGGCGGCATCTGGCTGTACCGCGACAGCGGCTCGCCGCGTGAGATCTTCTTCCACGGCGGCGAGCTGAGCGTGGACCGCAAGCTGCGCCCGGTCAGCGCCGCCGATGCGCAGCGGCTGTGGCAGATGGAAAGCCAGGCCCGCGCCCTGATGCCGAAGGTCGCCGGGCTCGCCAACGAGGTGGCCGACCTGAGCTACGACGCACTGGGCGGGGTGATCGAGATCATGACGGGCAGCTGGCTCAATGCACGCAAGATCGAGCGCATGCGCAAACAGGCCCATGACTATGTCGATGGCACCTTGGGCAAAGGCCGCTGGGAACAGGATGCCTTCGGCGGCAATTTCGAGCGCTATGTCGAGGACCAGGCCGAGGCGTTCAAGGGCAGCATCGCCAGGCACCTGCTGTTCCAGATCTTCACCGGGCGCAGCGAGGCCATCGACGAACGCGCCGAGCGCATGGGCGATGAACTGGATGCCAAACTCGAAGCGCGCAGCGAGGCGATCGAGGCCCAGGCCGAGGCGATGTGCGACCAGGTCGACCAGCTGCGCGCGCTGCAGGACGCGCTCGAGTTCCGCTACGAGGGCAAGCCCCT
The window above is part of the Pseudoxanthomonas sp. X-1 genome. Proteins encoded here:
- the aceA gene encoding isocitrate lyase, which produces MSTRQEQIDALQKDWSTNPRWSGVKRNYSAADVVRLRGSVQPEHTLAKRGAEKLWKLVNGEARKGYVNAFGAISAGQAMQQAKAGLEAVYLSGWQVAADGNTSETMYPDQSLYAYDSVPTMVRRINNTFQRADEIQWKNLCDGKLEEKDAIDFFLPIVADGEAGFGGVLNAYELMKNMIIAGAAGVHFEDQLAAVKKCGHMGGKVLVPTQEAIQKLQAARLAADVLGVPTIVLARTDAEAANLLTSDFDPNDKPFVNGERTSEGFYRVRNGLEQAISRGVAYAPHADLVWCETGTPDLGFAREFAQAVHAASPGKLLSYNCSPSFNWKKNLDDATIARFQDELSALGYKYQFITLAGIHINWFNTFKFAHDYARGQGMKHYVEQVQQPEFEAREQGYTFVSHQQEVGAGYFDDVTTVIQGGSSSVTALTGSTEEEQFYEHKAA
- a CDS encoding DUF2884 family protein; the encoded protein is MRKRWQVVMLACLAPAAWAQQANAPADQAPQAQAATDKPQPDASQEGRHDRRPHVSSRQCGLGTDFNVLADSGGIWLYRDSGSPREIFFHGGELSVDRKLRPVSAADAQRLWQMESQARALMPKVAGLANEVADLSYDALGGVIEIMTGSWLNARKIERMRKQAHDYVDGTLGKGRWEQDAFGGNFERYVEDQAEAFKGSIARHLLFQIFTGRSEAIDERAERMGDELDAKLEARSEAIEAQAEAMCDQVDQLRALQDALEFRYEGKPLELLEPIEDHAAADAAEDAEKGDAPDREGASSRKTSAATEDAPRDTTIKPQSLPRR